A section of the Corynebacterium tuberculostearicum genome encodes:
- the ppgK gene encoding polyphosphate--glucose phosphotransferase translates to MTTLSGHSFGIDIGGSGIKGAEVDLATGEFVGERMKIATPQPSTPHDVAKVVAQIVQEKQWDGPVGITLPSVVRNQEVETAANISKDWIGVNATELFADYLDADFAVLNDADAAGLAEVAYGEDIAKQGSVIFLTLGTGIGSAFFLDGQLFPNTELGHLTVGDDEAEKIASSAVKDREGLKYKQWTKRLNKVLVEYEKLFNPQAFLIGGGISRKFEKWGPHLDIETPVMPAQLRNRAGIVGAAMAAVDGLKP, encoded by the coding sequence ATGACTACTCTTTCTGGCCATTCCTTTGGCATCGATATCGGCGGCTCCGGCATTAAAGGCGCTGAGGTGGACCTTGCCACCGGCGAATTCGTGGGCGAGCGTATGAAGATCGCCACCCCACAGCCATCTACGCCGCATGATGTTGCCAAGGTGGTAGCCCAAATCGTGCAGGAAAAGCAGTGGGACGGCCCCGTTGGCATCACCCTTCCTTCCGTGGTTCGCAACCAGGAAGTCGAGACTGCGGCAAATATTTCCAAGGACTGGATTGGGGTCAACGCCACAGAACTCTTTGCGGACTACCTGGATGCGGATTTTGCCGTGCTTAACGACGCCGACGCGGCGGGACTAGCAGAGGTTGCCTACGGAGAGGACATCGCCAAGCAGGGCTCCGTTATCTTCCTAACCCTCGGCACCGGTATCGGCTCAGCCTTCTTCCTAGACGGCCAGTTGTTCCCTAATACCGAATTGGGGCACCTCACGGTGGGCGATGACGAGGCTGAGAAGATTGCGTCTTCGGCAGTGAAGGACCGCGAGGGACTCAAGTACAAGCAGTGGACTAAACGACTCAACAAGGTTCTCGTGGAATATGAAAAGCTCTTTAACCCGCAGGCCTTCCTCATTGGGGGTGGGATTTCCCGCAAGTTTGAAAAGTGGGGCCCACACCTTGATATTGAAACCCCCGTCATGCCTGCACAACTGCGCAATCGCGCGGGAATTGTCGGAGCTGCGATGGCGGCGGTAGACGGTTTGAAACCGTAG